Proteins encoded together in one Catellatospora citrea window:
- a CDS encoding amino acid adenylation domain-containing protein — MNGDHEQQYRTVVNDDGQFSVWPQDRPLPAGWRDAGGSGSRQDCLAHIGRVWDDIRPHRAAPAAPGLPATLLHGFAQSVAQYGDRPAVSHDEHRLTYRELDARSTALAVDLVRRGIGVEDRVALYLERGVDLFVAVLGVLKAGAAYVAVDARYPDARRDYMITGGGCRAALTTPGWGERIAHLDLPVTEWRSTQDEPHAAFDAPAIAAQSAACVLFTSGSSGSPKAIVLEHRNLVNFAYNDGFPALTPTDRTGQVSSVSFDAFHFELWCSLARGAEIVVLPAFADLLAGDLQRELRRHRITAMLAPTVAVNHVVREDRDAFSSLRVLHTGGDVVLPAACRDLLGGSFSGIFVNLYGPSETTTACTAHPVDRLADDADTVPIGTAVDGATIYVLDPELRPVDPGQPGELHVGGAGVGRGYLNDPTLTADRFRPDPFAGDGRRMYATGDLARIRPDGLLDFLGRADDQVKIRGYRVEPRETERALRRHPQARDAAVLAVGNGDERRLVGFVVPYDTIAPRELRAFANSVLPDFMVPAELVVVAEIPGDAHGKRDTAALLQTYADQHSRRGQRTEPDGATEKYLADLWEDVLSVERISATDDFFELGGHSLLAFRVQRAVQRELGVLLEFREILDNGVLRDLAAAVDRRRSAGTR, encoded by the coding sequence ATGAACGGCGACCACGAACAGCAGTACCGCACTGTCGTCAACGACGACGGCCAGTTCAGCGTGTGGCCCCAGGACCGGCCGCTGCCGGCCGGCTGGCGCGACGCGGGCGGATCGGGCTCGCGTCAGGACTGCCTGGCCCACATCGGCCGCGTATGGGACGACATCCGCCCCCACCGCGCGGCACCGGCCGCCCCCGGCCTGCCCGCCACCCTGCTGCACGGTTTCGCGCAGTCCGTGGCGCAGTACGGCGACCGGCCGGCGGTCAGCCACGACGAGCACCGGCTCACCTACCGCGAGCTCGACGCCAGGTCCACGGCCCTGGCCGTGGACCTGGTCCGGCGCGGCATCGGCGTCGAGGACAGGGTGGCGCTGTACCTCGAACGCGGCGTGGACCTGTTCGTCGCGGTCCTCGGCGTGCTCAAGGCGGGAGCCGCCTACGTGGCAGTCGACGCCCGCTACCCCGACGCCCGCCGCGACTACATGATCACCGGCGGCGGGTGCCGGGCCGCGCTGACCACGCCGGGCTGGGGCGAACGCATCGCCCATCTCGATCTACCGGTAACCGAATGGCGCAGCACCCAAGACGAGCCCCACGCCGCATTCGACGCCCCGGCCATCGCAGCGCAATCCGCGGCCTGCGTCCTTTTCACCTCGGGCTCCTCGGGCAGCCCGAAAGCGATCGTGCTGGAGCACCGCAACCTGGTCAACTTCGCCTACAACGACGGCTTTCCCGCGCTGACGCCCACCGACCGCACCGGCCAGGTCTCCAGCGTCTCGTTCGACGCGTTCCACTTCGAACTCTGGTGCAGTCTGGCCCGCGGAGCCGAGATCGTCGTCCTTCCCGCGTTCGCCGACCTGCTCGCCGGTGACCTGCAGCGAGAGCTCCGCCGGCACCGGATCACCGCGATGCTGGCCCCCACCGTGGCCGTCAACCACGTCGTGCGGGAGGACCGGGACGCGTTCTCCTCGCTGCGGGTGCTGCACACCGGCGGAGACGTCGTGCTCCCGGCGGCGTGCCGTGACCTGCTCGGCGGCAGCTTCAGCGGCATCTTCGTCAACCTGTACGGGCCTTCGGAGACCACCACCGCCTGCACCGCCCACCCCGTCGACCGGCTCGCCGACGACGCCGACACCGTGCCGATCGGCACCGCCGTCGACGGAGCGACGATCTACGTGCTCGATCCTGAGCTGCGGCCCGTCGACCCCGGCCAACCCGGCGAGCTGCACGTCGGCGGCGCCGGGGTCGGCCGCGGATACCTCAACGACCCGACGCTGACCGCAGACCGGTTCCGGCCCGACCCGTTCGCCGGGGACGGCAGGCGCATGTACGCCACCGGAGACCTCGCCCGGATCCGCCCTGACGGCCTGCTGGACTTCCTCGGCCGCGCCGACGACCAGGTCAAGATCCGCGGCTACCGCGTCGAGCCGCGCGAGACCGAACGGGCCCTGCGCCGCCACCCGCAGGCCCGCGACGCGGCGGTCCTCGCCGTAGGCAACGGCGACGAGCGCCGACTGGTCGGGTTCGTCGTGCCCTACGACACGATCGCGCCGCGCGAACTGCGCGCGTTCGCGAACTCCGTACTGCCCGACTTCATGGTGCCGGCCGAGCTGGTCGTCGTCGCGGAGATCCCCGGTGACGCCCACGGCAAGCGGGACACCGCCGCCCTGCTGCAGACCTACGCAGACCAGCACAGCCGCCGCGGGCAACGCACCGAACCCGACGGTGCGACCGAGAAGTACCTGGCCGACCTCTGGGAGGACGTCCTGTCCGTCGAACGCATCAGCGCCACCGACGACTTCTTCGAACTCGGAGGCCACTCGCTGCTGGCCTTCCGGGTCCAGCGTGCGGTGCAGCGCGAGCTGGGCGTGCTGCTGGAGTTCCGGGAGATCCTCGACAACGGTGTGCTGCGCGACCTCGCCGCAGCCGTCGACCGCCGGCGTTCGGCAGGTACGCGATGA
- a CDS encoding condensation domain-containing protein yields the protein MTSSPVRYRATTGQWQMWLAHQDDPTAATYNIAYGWRLSGDLDAGALSAAVDALVARHDTLRTTFDVSGDALEAVVGPPPTGVLQLHDLTSLPPDSARARLAADTDRLAHEPFDLDHGPVLRAHLFLICPGAAFLLLCVHHVAFDSGSEPALVRDLSTLYRGQNPTRPARPGPEVAALVRDAAAGIDTSAALTHWRGVLAGASPCTPLPLDRRREQACGDHGGRVPFVLAADEAHAVRDACRRLRVTPFVLLLAAHVFTLSTWSGESDLVTGVPVMHRDDADLEDVVGTFVSSLPVRIRLDGVTDTDALVARVRDVVIDLMQHRGVALPDLVRELAADRLPGVHPIFQSMFSFSTVDRPALRLAQVSATAQPILLRSAKFDLTVEVEQHGTTLRGAVEYHRGLFDEATIEALRARLLRAVRAIAAERPTGLAELAEPAAARVAAPARPAAPAAPPASDTVPEPADPIETSVAAAFAQALGLDRLDPATAFFHEGGDSLAAALLAVRLTRQLGVQVSAKDVFRAPTATALAALLRTRRPATAREPIAAVQTRQEARR from the coding sequence ATGACGAGCTCCCCGGTGCGCTACCGCGCCACGACCGGCCAGTGGCAGATGTGGCTGGCACACCAGGACGACCCGACGGCGGCGACCTACAACATCGCCTACGGATGGCGCCTGTCCGGTGACCTCGATGCGGGCGCGCTCAGTGCGGCCGTCGACGCGCTCGTCGCCCGGCACGACACGCTGCGAACGACGTTCGACGTGTCCGGCGACGCGCTCGAGGCCGTGGTCGGCCCCCCGCCCACCGGCGTCCTGCAGCTGCACGATCTGACGTCCCTGCCGCCGGACAGCGCCCGAGCGCGGCTGGCGGCCGACACCGACCGCCTGGCGCACGAACCGTTCGACCTCGACCACGGGCCGGTCCTGCGGGCACATCTGTTCCTGATCTGCCCCGGCGCGGCCTTCCTGCTGCTGTGCGTACACCATGTGGCCTTCGACTCCGGCTCCGAGCCGGCCCTGGTCCGCGACCTGTCGACGCTCTACCGCGGTCAGAACCCGACCCGCCCGGCCCGGCCGGGCCCGGAGGTCGCGGCGCTGGTGCGCGACGCCGCGGCGGGAATCGACACTTCAGCCGCGCTCACCCACTGGCGCGGCGTTCTGGCCGGCGCGTCACCGTGCACACCGCTGCCGCTGGACCGCCGGCGCGAGCAAGCCTGCGGTGACCACGGCGGCCGCGTGCCGTTCGTGCTCGCCGCCGACGAGGCGCACGCGGTGCGCGACGCCTGCCGCCGGCTGCGGGTCACCCCGTTCGTGCTGCTGCTCGCCGCGCACGTGTTCACGCTGTCGACCTGGAGTGGCGAGTCCGACCTGGTCACCGGCGTGCCGGTCATGCACCGCGACGACGCCGACCTCGAAGACGTTGTGGGTACGTTCGTCAGCTCCCTGCCCGTCCGGATCCGGCTGGACGGCGTGACCGACACCGATGCGCTGGTCGCGCGGGTCAGGGACGTGGTGATCGACCTGATGCAACACCGTGGCGTCGCGCTGCCGGACCTGGTTCGAGAGCTGGCGGCCGACCGGCTGCCCGGCGTCCATCCGATCTTCCAATCCATGTTCAGCTTCAGCACCGTCGACCGCCCCGCGCTACGGCTGGCACAGGTGTCCGCCACGGCGCAGCCGATCCTGCTGCGCAGCGCCAAGTTCGACCTGACCGTCGAGGTCGAGCAGCACGGCACGACGTTGCGCGGCGCGGTCGAGTACCACCGCGGCCTGTTCGACGAGGCGACGATCGAGGCGCTGCGAGCACGCCTGCTGCGCGCGGTACGGGCGATCGCCGCCGAACGGCCGACCGGGCTGGCCGAACTCGCCGAGCCTGCGGCGGCCCGGGTCGCCGCGCCGGCCCGCCCGGCCGCGCCCGCAGCACCCCCGGCCAGCGACACCGTGCCGGAGCCGGCGGACCCGATCGAGACCAGTGTCGCCGCGGCTTTCGCTCAGGCGCTCGGCCTCGACCGGCTGGACCCCGCCACCGCGTTCTTCCACGAAGGCGGCGACTCGCTGGCCGCCGCGCTGCTGGCCGTACGGCTGACCAGGCAGCTCGGAGTCCAGGTCAGCGCCAAGGACGTCTTCCGGGCGCCCACCGCCACAGCCCTCGCCGCGCTGCTGCGCACACGGCGCCCAGCGACCGCCCGCGAACCGATCGCGGCCGTGCAGACCCGACAGGAGGCCCGCCGATGA